Proteins encoded within one genomic window of Argiope bruennichi chromosome 7, qqArgBrue1.1, whole genome shotgun sequence:
- the LOC129974823 gene encoding transmembrane protein 205-like codes for MTKNQNVNDSLIGFASWMISNLSMHPQKIPPQCRRKTIPASNLIKKKFIPARFEWLFRLPQPAHFFTLVTSLYLGFLFFPRENRLAPEQPSTFTSLMYVACFAMHFGTQFWMTFASGLVLFFSLPRHIFGKVQKCLFPKYFMLNSMLSAITLALFILHHPSAAQGELKVQMWTLLICFLSEFSARLYIVPNLLDAMEERMTLEENAGVGMEIGYHNPGPLAYCPHYTKVNKRFRMYHGICACANILSMACSTLHLYFLSTKLRYALT; via the exons ATGACTAAAAACCAAAACGTAAATGACTCTTTAATAGGTTTTGCATCGTGGATGATATCGAATTTGTCAATGCATCCCCAAAAGATTCCTCCTCAGTGCAGGAGAAAAACTATTCCCGCATCGAATCTgatcaaaaagaaattcatacCAGCCAGGTTTGa GTGGCTGTTTCGTCTCCCACAGCCAGCCCATTTCTTCACCCTGGTGACCTCCCTGTACCTTGGGTTTCTGTTTTTCCCCCGAGAAAATCGTTTGGCACCCGAACAGCCTTCAACTTTCACAAGCCTTATGTATGTGGCCTGTTTCGCAATGCATTTCGGGACGCAATTCTGGATGACCTTTGCCTCAG GTCTCGTGTTGTTCTTCTCCCTGCCCCGCCACATCTTCGGCAAGGTGCAGAAATGCCTGTTCCCCAAGTACTTCATGCTGAATTCAATGCTGTCAGCGATCACGTTGGCGCTCTTCATTCTCCACCATCCCTCTGCTGCCCAAGGAGAACTCAAAGTACAA ATGTGGACACTTCTAATATGCTTCTTGAGTGAGTTCAGTGCTAGGCTGTACATTGTTCCAAACTTACTGGACGCAATGGAGGAGCGCATGACCCTTGAAGAAAACGCCGGAGTCGGCATGGAAATCGGATACCACAATCCCGGACCTTTAGCCTATTGCCCACACTACACCAAAGTAAACAAGCGCTTCAGAATGTACCACGGCATCTGCGCATGCGCCAACATCCTCTCAATGGCCTGCAGTACACTTCATTTGTACTTCCTGTCTACAAAGTTGCGATATGCACTAACttag